The following are encoded in a window of Pseudalgibacter alginicilyticus genomic DNA:
- the dprA gene encoding DNA-processing protein DprA, translated as MTENDLLYTLALQQVKNIGDITAKKLISHCGTAEAVLNEKKQNLLKIDGIGSVVLKDLHEKTYFENAEKEIRFIKDNGIDYLYFLEATYPEKLKHCIDGPILLFKTGNINLKNERIISIVGARKITTSGIAFCEQLVEQLAIYNPVIVSGFAYGTDITAHKAAVKHNLQTVACLAHGMNQIYPRSHKKYMVDMEKNGGFFTDFLSSDTFDKNNFLKRNRIIAGLSEATIVIESAEKGGSLVTADIANSYNRDVFAVPGRTTDSQSVGCNNLIKHQKAHMLSNPLDVPYILNWELEDTQKPAIQKQLFVELDDTEKIIYNYLKKSEKEQLDVIAIHCNLPIFKVASVLLNMELKGIIRPLPGKLFEII; from the coding sequence ATGACAGAAAATGATTTGCTTTATACCTTGGCGTTGCAACAAGTAAAAAATATTGGAGATATTACAGCAAAGAAACTCATTTCGCATTGTGGAACAGCTGAGGCTGTTCTTAATGAAAAGAAACAAAATTTGCTTAAAATTGATGGTATTGGAAGTGTGGTATTAAAAGACTTACATGAAAAAACATATTTTGAAAATGCTGAAAAGGAAATCCGGTTTATAAAAGATAATGGTATTGATTACTTATATTTTTTAGAAGCCACTTACCCTGAGAAGTTAAAACATTGTATTGATGGTCCTATTTTATTGTTTAAAACAGGTAATATTAATTTAAAAAATGAGCGCATCATCAGTATTGTTGGTGCTCGAAAAATAACTACCTCTGGTATTGCTTTTTGTGAGCAACTTGTTGAACAATTAGCAATTTACAATCCTGTTATAGTTTCAGGCTTTGCTTATGGCACTGATATTACAGCACATAAAGCAGCTGTAAAACACAATTTGCAAACTGTAGCTTGTTTGGCTCATGGCATGAATCAAATTTATCCTAGAAGCCATAAAAAGTATATGGTTGATATGGAAAAAAATGGGGGTTTTTTCACTGATTTTTTAAGTAGTGATACTTTTGATAAGAATAATTTTTTAAAACGAAATAGAATTATTGCAGGTTTAAGTGAAGCGACTATTGTTATTGAATCTGCTGAAAAAGGGGGCAGTTTGGTAACCGCTGATATTGCTAACTCTTATAATCGTGATGTATTTGCCGTTCCTGGTAGAACTACTGATAGTCAGAGTGTTGGGTGTAACAACTTAATCAAACATCAAAAAGCACATATGCTTTCTAACCCTTTGGATGTGCCTTATATTTTAAATTGGGAATTGGAAGATACTCAAAAACCAGCTATTCAAAAGCAATTGTTTGTTGAGCTTGATGATACTGAAAAAATCATTTATAATTATTTGAAAAAATCAGAAAAAGAGCAGTTGGATGTAATTGCCATACATTGCAACCTCCCTATTTTTAAAGTAGCAAGTGTACTTTTGAATATGGAATTGAAAGGCATTATTAGGCCGTTACCAGGTAAATTATTTGAAATTATTTAA
- a CDS encoding SPOR domain-containing protein has protein sequence MQLETYISDLLYRYDCVTIPEFGAFLTQRVPATINDSTNIFYPPKKQLAFNEQIQNNDGLLANYIADVEKIPFEIALEKIQKRVHIIKSYLTQGETITFNNVGDIVLNNESKIVFEPTYNLNYLTDSFGLSEFASPAVTREVYKETVETIEKVVPITITPEKRASVNSSNTKKPYLRYAAVALIALTLGGFTASNFYVNQIETHNQLAQKEASQQLETKIQQATFVIDNPLPAITLNVTKQTGNYHIIAGAFRVEENCYKKIEQLKAEGFKARKIGVNKYGLHEVVYASYEDRLEALKALRDIKKNHNPEAWLDVRKLD, from the coding sequence ATGCAATTAGAGACTTACATCAGCGATTTATTATATAGATATGACTGTGTTACGATTCCAGAATTTGGAGCGTTTTTAACACAACGAGTACCCGCAACTATTAACGATAGCACCAATATTTTTTATCCTCCCAAAAAACAATTGGCATTTAATGAACAAATCCAAAACAATGATGGACTATTGGCTAATTATATTGCCGATGTTGAAAAAATTCCTTTTGAAATTGCTTTAGAAAAAATTCAAAAGCGAGTTCATATAATAAAAAGCTATCTAACCCAAGGCGAAACCATAACCTTTAATAATGTTGGAGACATAGTTTTAAACAACGAAAGTAAAATTGTATTTGAGCCAACTTACAATTTGAACTATTTAACCGATTCATTTGGTTTATCTGAATTTGCTTCCCCAGCTGTAACTCGTGAAGTTTATAAAGAAACTGTTGAGACTATTGAAAAAGTAGTACCTATAACGATTACTCCAGAAAAACGTGCTTCTGTAAACTCATCAAATACCAAAAAACCATATTTAAGATATGCCGCCGTTGCACTAATTGCGTTAACTTTAGGCGGCTTTACAGCTTCTAATTTTTATGTAAATCAAATAGAAACACATAATCAATTAGCTCAAAAAGAAGCTTCACAACAATTAGAGACCAAAATACAACAAGCCACATTTGTTATTGATAATCCATTACCTGCAATTACTTTAAACGTAACAAAACAAACAGGAAATTATCATATCATTGCTGGAGCTTTTAGAGTTGAAGAAAATTGCTATAAAAAAATAGAGCAATTAAAAGCAGAAGGTTTTAAAGCCCGTAAAATTGGAGTTAATAAATATGGCTTACACGAGGTTGTTTATGCAAGTTATGAAGACCGATTAGAAGCCTTAAAAGCATTACGAGATATTAAAAAAAATCACAATCCAGAAGCTTGGTTAGATGTTAGAAAATTAGATTAA
- the pnuC gene encoding nicotinamide riboside transporter PnuC produces MIMELLTHLTVLQWIGTLFGVTQVLLARKNNINNYLFGIVSILISLWVLYVSRLYADILLNLYYLVMSIYGWFYWKMGKKNTETPISYSSGKEHQIAIGIVIGCFLLMVYWLGQHTDSDVPYWDAIVCAFAWAGMWLMAKRKIENWVYLNISNFISVPLLIYKGLYIYAGLTIFLFIVAVSGYIEWKKILNNGSKKEQQAAT; encoded by the coding sequence ATGATAATGGAATTATTGACACACCTTACTGTATTGCAATGGATTGGAACTCTTTTTGGTGTTACCCAAGTACTTTTGGCTAGAAAAAATAATATTAATAATTATCTTTTTGGAATCGTTTCTATTTTAATAAGTCTGTGGGTGCTTTATGTATCGCGTTTATATGCTGATATTTTACTTAACCTTTATTATTTGGTTATGAGTATTTATGGCTGGTTTTATTGGAAAATGGGTAAGAAAAATACTGAAACACCTATTTCTTATTCTAGTGGGAAAGAGCATCAAATAGCTATAGGAATTGTTATTGGTTGTTTTCTACTAATGGTTTATTGGCTTGGCCAGCATACCGATTCTGATGTTCCTTATTGGGATGCTATAGTTTGTGCATTTGCTTGGGCAGGCATGTGGCTCATGGCAAAACGTAAAATTGAAAACTGGGTGTACTTAAATATCAGCAATTTTATATCTGTACCGTTACTTATTTACAAAGGATTATATATTTATGCAGGTTTGACCATTTTCTTATTTATTGTGGCTGTATCAGGATATATTGAATGGAAAAAAATTCTAAATAATGGAAGTAAAAAAGAGCAGCAAGCAGCAACTTAA
- a CDS encoding acyl-CoA thioesterase — protein MQAKTAKESLTVLTDIVLPGETNPLNNLFGGELLARMDRAASISARRHCNQIVVTASVNHVAFNKAVPLGSVVSVKAKVTRAFKTSMEVFIDVWVEDTATGEKLKANEGIYTFVAVDHTGKPTTFVPEVIPETEIEKERFDAALRRKQLSLLLAGKIKPNDASELKALFD, from the coding sequence ATGCAAGCCAAAACAGCTAAAGAATCTCTTACCGTTTTAACCGATATTGTTTTACCTGGAGAAACCAATCCACTAAATAATCTTTTTGGAGGCGAATTGCTTGCCAGAATGGATCGTGCTGCCAGTATTTCGGCAAGACGACATTGCAATCAAATAGTAGTTACAGCCTCTGTAAATCACGTAGCATTTAACAAAGCAGTACCATTAGGCAGTGTAGTTAGTGTTAAGGCTAAAGTTACAAGAGCTTTTAAAACCTCTATGGAAGTGTTTATTGATGTTTGGGTGGAAGATACTGCCACAGGTGAAAAACTAAAAGCTAATGAAGGCATATATACCTTTGTAGCAGTTGACCATACTGGAAAACCAACAACCTTTGTTCCTGAAGTTATTCCAGAAACTGAAATAGAAAAAGAACGATTTGATGCTGCACTGCGTAGAAAACAATTAAGTTTATTATTAGCAGGAAAAATAAAACCTAATGATGCCTCAGAACTCAA